The sequence TTATGTGTTGAAGAACATAGCAGCCATGTTGAAGGATAAAGAGAAGAAAAAGAGTTCGGACATCCCATCCGAATCTGAGGAAGACGAGCAGCCAAAGGGAAAGTCGAGAAACAAGAACGATGATGATCGGGGTTTAAAACTCGATATTCCAGACTTTGATGGCGAGATGGATCCGGAAAACTTTCTGGATTGGGTAAGACAAGATGAGAGGGTTTTCGAGTATAAAGAGTGTGATGACaagaagcaatttaaagttgcaatcttgaaacttaCAAAGTATGCATCTTTATGGTACGAGAATTTgaaaaaacaaaggaaaaaggAAGGCAAAGAAAAAGATCGAATCTTGGCTCAAATTAAAGAAGCACCTGATGAGACGATTCCTGCCCAGAGACTACGAGCAAGAAAACTATCTAAAGCTTCAATCTTTGACGCAAGAAAGTATGTCGGTGACTGAATACATCAAAGAATACAAGTAGATGTCAATTGTGTGCGATTTAGAGGAGAAGGAAGAACTAAGGGTGGCGAGATTCATCAAGGGCCTAACACCCGCACTTGCAACGAAAGTAGATATCCAGAATTATGACGGGTTTAGCGAAGTTTGCAGATTAGCATTAAAGTTTGAAAAGCATGATAAGGCACGAAAACCTTATGCTTACTCCAAGGGATCGAGTTCGGGAGCAAGTTCTTATTTCAGGCCAGCTCCTAGCAAGCCTAAAGAAACCCCGAAAGAAGAAActaaagacaaaggaaagggtgTTGTCGAGCCAAAAGGGAATTCTTTGAGGCGTTGTTTTAAGTGTCAAGGCTATGGTCATATAGCAAATGAGTGTCTTCGGAAACGAGCCCTAACAGCTCAAGAATTATATGATACGATCTCTGTGTTTGTCACGCCAGAGGAGGAAACAGTTCAAGAGAACGTTGGAGCTGATGGTGAAGGAAAGGTCTATGATTTGGATCCGTTAATTGAAGAGGAATGTCTGGTGCTGCGTAATTTGCATATGGAAACGCGTTCAGCTGAAAATGAACAACGAGAACAGATCTTCCACACTCGGTGCAAGGTAAAccgtaaaatttgcaatcttattATTGATAGTGGGTCATGTGCTAATGTAGTAGCAAGGGACCTTGTTGATGACCTGAAATTGCAAACTAGAGACCGAGTTAAACCATATAAATTACATTGGCTGAATGGGGAGAATGGGATTCAAGTAAAGAAGCAGGACTTAGTTTCGTTAAGTTTAAAACCCTatactgatgaggtgtggtgcgacATAATTTCTATGAATGCATGCCACATTCTGTTGAGTAGACCTTGGCAATTCGATAGATGGGTTGAACATAACGGGAGATCCAATGTATATAGCGTGATGAAGGGTAATGTGAAATATAATCTGAAACCTATCTCACCAAATAAGATTAAAGAGTCAAAAATAAAGAAGGGGAGTATGTTTATGGAGGCTCgggaggttgaggaggctttagctCGTAGAGAACGAACCTATGTGCTGATGGTTCGTGAATTAGGGTCCATTGGTGTGAGTGAAAACCGTGGAGTACAGGGGTTGTTAGAGGAGTTTCGGGATGTGTTTCCGGATGAATTACCAATTGGGTTGCCTCCTTTACGTGGTATTGAACACCAACTAGATCTGATTCCAGGGGCGGCATTGCCTAATAAGCCGGCCTATCGTTGTAATCCAGAGGAAGCAAAGGAATTACAAAGACAAGTCCAAGAGTTGATGGATAGGGGATATGTACAAGAGAGCTTAAGTCCGTGTGCGGTACCTGCGTTATTAGTGCCGAAAAAGGAAGGGacttggcggatgtgcattgatagtAGAGGGGTAAACAACATTACAATCAAATATCGCTTTCCtatgccaagacttgatgatatgcttgacgaactttctggttcgagtgtcttttctaaactggatttgaggagtggttatcaccAAATGAGGATcgagaaggagatgagtggaagaccACGTTTAAAATGAAGCATGGGTTATATGAATAGCTCGTAATGCCATTTGGACTTTGCAACgctcctagttcgtttatgaggttgctgaatgaagtgttaaggccTTTCCTTAACAAATTTGTGGTGGTCTATCTTGACGACATTCTAGTCTATAGCAAAGATGAAGAGTTGCACAATCAACATTTGCAAGCTGTGTTTGTAGTTTTGCGAAATCAGAAGCTCTATGGTAAACTAGAAAAATGTACTTTTATGCTATCAAGTGTTGTTTTTCTTGGTTATATTGTGGGTAAAGACGGAGTAAGTATGGACCCATCCAAGGTCGATGATATTCAAGCCTGGCCGCTTCCTAAATCAACTACAAAAGTGGGAAGCTTTCATGGTTTAGCATCATTCTATAGGCGATTCATCCAGGGTTTTAGCTCGATTATGGCTCCAATTACAGAGCTAACCAAGAAGGGAGAGTTCGTATGGACTAGTAGCGCCCAAAAGGCGTTTGAAGACGTGAAGCACAAGTCGTGTTTCGGACTGTTTTAGCACTACCcgattttaataaattgtttgaagTCGAGTATGATGCGAGTGGTGTTGGAATTGGTGTCGTGTTAGTACAAGAGAAGAGACCTTTTGCATACTTCAGTGAGAAATTAAACGGTGCAAGGCTGAATTATTCAACCTACGACAAGGAGTTCTATTCTATCGTGAGAGCATTGAACCATTGGAATCATTATCTGCGCCCGAAGCCATTTATATTACATTCTGATCACGAGGCTCTTAAACACATTCATGGGCAGCAAAAGTTAAGTCCAAGAAATGCTAAATGGGTCGAATTTTTACAATCATTCACGTTTTCTTCAAAGTACAAGACGGGAAGTTCTAATGTCGTAGCTGATGCCTTATAACGAAGACATTCCTTATTAATTGAGCTGGATGCATGAATTCTTGGTTTCGAACATATCAAAGAACTGTACAAATCTGATCCAGAATTCTCAAAAGAAATTATCGAGCCAACGGGTTTGTATTCATTCAAGATGGTTATCTTTTCAAGGGTAATCGGTTGTGCATTCCAAATGGGTAGATTAGGGAGTTATTGGTGTGTGAAGCTCATGGAGGGGCTATTGATGGACACTTTGGAGTGAATAAAACGAATGAAATTCTAAGTGAGCACTTCTATTGGTCGACAATGAACAGGGATGTGCAAGAAATAGTGGCGAAATGCGTGGTGTGTCAAAAGGCTAAGAGCACGTCCAACAAAGGCTTGTATACACCTTTGCCAGTATATGTGTAACCTTGGAATGaggtaagcatggattttatcCTTGGTTTACCAAGAACTCAGAGGGGTAAGGACTTAATTATGGTGGTGGTTGATCGATTCTCAAAGATGGCGCATTTTATTCCGTGTCATAAGACTGATGATGCAACTAAAGTGGCTGATTTATATTACCGAGAGATCGTTCGATTACATAGAATACCTCTTACTATTGTTTCAGATCGAGATGTAAAGTTTCTTAGTTACTTCTGAAAAATGTTATGGCGTTTAGTAGGAACTAAGCTTCTTTTCAGTACATCGcaccatccacaaacagatggtCAGAACGAGGTAACCAACCGGACTCTGGGGAGCGTATTTTGGGGATTGGTTAGTATGAACACGAAGGATTAGGATATCAAATTAGCTCATGCTGAATTCGCTTATAATCGTACACCATCGATGACTACAGGACGAGCTCCATTCGAGATTGTCTATGGCATGAATCCATACCTGCccattccaaagaaagatgtgttAAGTTTTGAAGCCAAGGAGAGGCAAGCAGCATTTCTCCGAGTATGTGAGCAAGTTCGAGCTCAAATTGAGAAGGCGAATGCTAAATACAAGGAGAAAGCTAAAAAACATCGTAAGCAGCCCGTTTTCAAAGAAGGTGATCTTGTGTGGTTACATTTAAGGAAGGAACGATTTCCGTCCAAAAGGAAGAATAAGTTGATGCCATGAGCAGATGGTCCATTCAAGATCCTTGAATGTTATGGCTCTAATGCATATAAGCTGGAATTGCCGAGTGAATATGGTGGGGTAAGCGCAACATTCAATGTAGGCGACCTGTCACCATACTTAGAAGACGagaatttgagggcaaattctcaaaaagaaggagagaatgatgcaggagcatacTCGGAACAAGCAAATGAGTTCTTAATTAGTCTAAATGTGACTCAACTAGTGAAGGGGTTTGAGCTTCGTACAAATAGTGTGTTAATGCTGGAATGGGAAGGCAACAAGATCGTACATCACGGTTCCCTAGGTCACGTAGGAGCTGCACCTCACGGTTCCTATGCCAAGTAGGATACACgatttcctaaatcgtgtaggaataataaattagtttaatttacCGATTCcaaataaagttaggaaagctagttatttcctaatcctagtttgattagaataccctaaatctgattgtattttaattattaatattttaataagtTTTCTAGTTAGTTTTGGAAAAAGTAGATAGCTTGGTTTGCAAGCTGAGGAATTAGGACTCGAGTTGGATTGTGACCTCGAGTAGGAGTATATAGGACCGTGTAATCAGAATTACACACACATTGATTTTCAGAAATAAGATTGTTTACGTTTGTGAGCATTGTTAGATTATGTTTGCGAGCTTAATCATTAGATcatccttgcgaggttgattgtGTGATTCTGCATTTGATACCTTGCGAGGCtaggactaggaattcaccatactatccggtTACTTCCTTATTCACGAATTACACAGTCAAATAACACAAATTCCGCTGTAATTTTACCGATTACATTAAACATACACATCCACGAAATTAGCAACCATAAACGAACTGTTCAACGATCTGTTCAAACTCGTTTAACCACATAGTTTTACATcaagtttaggctaaatgcctatgatagctcgtaTATTTATAAAGAGAAAACGAAGAGATGACACGACAAAtggatcatacctcgagaattccttgtcgggcagaaggtgctgctatttaatgcccgactgcgcttgtttcctggtaagctgaagtctatgtggagtggcccttatacggtgACTGGTGtatactacggttttcctaagtctgttactcggccgaatatggcttactcggccgagtaagtgtgtcaTGTGCTTATGGACagactactgtccaggaatactcgtccgagtatgggaatactcggccgagta is a genomic window of Silene latifolia isolate original U9 population unplaced genomic scaffold, ASM4854445v1 scaffold_151, whole genome shotgun sequence containing:
- the LOC141637858 gene encoding uncharacterized protein LOC141637858 encodes the protein MSIVCDLEEKEELRVARFIKGLTPALATKVDIQNYDGFSEVCRLALKFEKHDKARKPYAYSKGSSSGASSYFRPAPSKPKETPKEETKDKGKGVVEPKGNSLRRCFKCQGYGHIANECLRKRALTAQELYDTISVFVTPEEETVQENVGADGEGKVYDLDPLIEEECLVLRNLHMETRSAENEQREQIFHTRCKVNRKICNLIIDSGSCANVVARDLVDDLKLQTRDRVKPYKLHWLNGENGIQVKKQDLVSLSLKPYTDEVWCDIISMNACHILLSRPWQFDRWVEHNGRSNVYSVMKGNVKYNLKPISPNKIKESKIKKGSMFMEAREVEEALARRERTYVLMVRELGSIGVSENRGVQGLLEEFRDVFPDELPIGLPPLRGIEHQLDLIPGAALPNKPAYRCNPEEAKELQRQVQELMDRGYVQESLSPCAVPALLVPKKEGTWRMCIDSRGLVMPFGLCNAPSSFMRLLNEVLRPFLNKFVVVYLDDILVYSKDEELHNQHLQAVFVVLRNQKLYGKLEKCTFMLSSVVFLGYIVGKDGVSMDPSKVDDIQAWPLPKSTTKVGSFHGLASFYRRFIQGFSSIMAPITELTKKGEFVWTSSAQKAFEDVKHKSCFGLF